In the Candidatus Nitrospira nitrosa genome, one interval contains:
- a CDS encoding PilZ domain-containing protein, which translates to MANFSHTRTYVRFPFDSPLILGGESFVCEGILQNLSLHGCSLLSDRELALGSMARISLLLPDQPRAVPIEVARVIWTQGTECGLEFIELSLQSRLRLGRTLRVALIDSLNARTLRNCVQSAYRSPAVASIDF; encoded by the coding sequence ATGGCCAACTTTTCTCATACTCGGACGTACGTGCGGTTCCCCTTCGATTCGCCGCTCATTCTTGGAGGGGAGTCCTTCGTGTGTGAAGGAATACTTCAAAACCTCTCTTTGCACGGTTGTTCACTCCTATCCGACCGTGAACTGGCACTGGGCAGCATGGCACGTATCAGCCTCCTCTTGCCTGATCAGCCGCGCGCAGTACCGATTGAGGTGGCCCGAGTCATCTGGACTCAGGGTACTGAGTGCGGGTTGGAGTTTATAGAACTATCGCTGCAGTCGCGGTTACGTCTTGGTCGCACCCTACGAGTTGCGCTGATTGATTCCCTGAACGCTCGAACCCTGCGTAATTGTGTGCAATCTGCATATAGATCTCCCGCCGTTGCTTCCATCGACTTCTGA
- the zwf gene encoding glucose-6-phosphate dehydrogenase — protein sequence MKERTVEPHLFIILGATGDLTRRKLLPALFHLRTYGELERQNTLIVGAALPELSEEAFRLWAYEGLTSSGARNATDLRHWCDEHVHYHTVREGGVADYEALAKFIAHLEVARNLPQNRIFYLALPPTIVPATLELLHQAGLLKSHGWVRVVFEKPFGHEFHSARTLNTLLHRYLEESQIYRIDHYLGKETVQNLLAFRFANPIFESLWNRDTVESIEITVAEDLGVEHRGAYYQESGALRDMVQNHLMQLLTVVGMEVPTSFEASEIQAEKLKVLRSISPIRPEDVVFGQYRGWDIAGQRIPGYLEERGVPSDSRTETYVALKLDIHNWRWRGVPFFLRTGKRLPRKITQVAVTFRSAPIQVFRSLEPGSLNPNRLLITLQPSEGFSLCFSVKTPGRPFRFSDRALRFDYGQAFGGDLPEAYETLLRDIMIGDQTLFVTADFTETAWRLYDPILSGPRTVHSYTAGSWGPKEADVLVERDGQSWQLGW from the coding sequence ATGAAGGAACGAACCGTTGAGCCGCATCTATTCATTATTCTGGGAGCCACAGGCGATCTCACCAGGAGGAAACTCCTACCCGCACTCTTTCACTTGCGCACCTACGGCGAACTGGAACGACAGAACACTCTCATCGTCGGTGCGGCATTACCGGAGCTCAGTGAAGAAGCCTTCCGGTTATGGGCCTATGAGGGGCTGACCAGCTCCGGGGCTCGCAACGCGACCGATCTTCGCCACTGGTGCGACGAGCATGTGCACTATCACACCGTACGAGAAGGCGGAGTTGCGGACTACGAAGCCTTGGCCAAGTTTATCGCGCACCTCGAAGTGGCAAGGAACCTGCCTCAGAACAGAATCTTTTATCTAGCACTTCCCCCGACGATAGTGCCTGCAACCCTAGAGCTGCTGCATCAAGCCGGCTTACTCAAGAGCCATGGGTGGGTGCGAGTGGTCTTTGAAAAGCCGTTCGGTCATGAGTTTCACTCGGCTCGCACGCTCAATACGTTATTGCATCGCTATTTAGAGGAATCTCAGATCTATCGTATCGACCATTACTTGGGCAAAGAGACCGTACAAAATCTGTTGGCGTTTCGCTTTGCGAACCCCATTTTTGAATCGCTGTGGAATCGCGATACGGTGGAGAGTATCGAAATCACCGTTGCCGAAGATCTCGGTGTCGAACATCGCGGGGCGTATTATCAAGAATCCGGCGCGTTGCGCGACATGGTACAGAATCATTTGATGCAACTTCTGACTGTTGTGGGTATGGAAGTGCCGACGTCGTTCGAGGCTTCCGAGATTCAAGCTGAGAAACTGAAAGTTCTGCGTTCGATTTCACCGATCCGACCTGAGGACGTGGTCTTCGGACAATACAGGGGCTGGGATATCGCCGGCCAGAGGATTCCCGGCTATCTTGAAGAGCGAGGGGTGCCTTCCGATTCGAGAACCGAGACGTACGTAGCCTTAAAGTTAGACATTCACAATTGGCGTTGGAGAGGTGTGCCGTTTTTTCTGAGAACCGGCAAGCGGCTCCCCCGCAAGATTACGCAAGTAGCGGTCACCTTCCGTTCGGCCCCTATTCAAGTCTTTCGCTCATTGGAGCCGGGCAGTCTGAACCCCAACCGGTTGCTGATCACGCTGCAACCGAGCGAAGGATTTTCTCTCTGCTTCTCCGTAAAAACTCCCGGACGGCCGTTCAGGTTCAGCGATCGGGCGCTGAGGTTCGACTACGGTCAGGCGTTCGGCGGCGATCTGCCGGAGGCGTATGAGACGTTGTTGCGGGACATCATGATCGGCGATCAGACGCTATTCGTCACTGCGGACTTTACGGAAACGGCGTGGCGGCTCTACGACCCGATTTTGTCGGGGCCTCGAACGGTGCATTCTTATACGGCTGGTTCTTGGGGACCCAAAGAGGCCGACGTCCTCGTGGAACGAGATGGTCAGAGCTGGCAATTGGGTTGGTAG
- a CDS encoding YkvA family protein: protein MKISTRFLEMLRTIGHLWADLPLLVRLLKAWKQGSYRGLSLRTIASIAVSILYVLSPVDAIPDFIPGIGLIDDAAILALLLHSLAQDLSAFRVWEQNRNGV, encoded by the coding sequence ATGAAGATCTCCACTCGGTTTCTCGAAATGCTCCGCACAATCGGCCATTTATGGGCCGACCTTCCGTTATTGGTTCGCTTGCTCAAAGCGTGGAAGCAAGGCAGCTACAGGGGATTGTCCTTGCGTACGATCGCATCAATTGCCGTGTCGATCCTCTATGTCCTGAGTCCTGTGGATGCGATACCGGATTTTATTCCAGGAATCGGACTCATCGATGATGCCGCGATACTGGCGCTGCTGCTCCATAGTCTCGCACAGGATCTATCGGCGTTTCGTGTGTGGGAGCAGAATCGCAACGGAGTCTAA
- a CDS encoding TerC family protein — protein MFDWLTNPEMWIALGTLAALEIVLGIDNIIFISVLVARLPKHQRDLARRLGLGLAMLARLGLLFSISLVMGLTAPLFTVLNQAISGRDVILIVGGLFLLAKATHEIHNSLEGETEQADTSVPVSLGMMLLQIAILDLVFSLDSVITAVGLVNEISVMATAIILSVLVMMFAARPIGDFVDTHPTIKILALSFLILVGVTLMVEGFDVHVPKGYIYFAMAFSVAVEMINLRIRARHRPPVKLHHRYSDKQQQALKEDG, from the coding sequence ATGTTCGACTGGCTGACGAATCCTGAAATGTGGATTGCATTGGGAACCCTTGCGGCGCTTGAGATTGTGCTCGGCATCGACAACATCATTTTCATCTCGGTGCTCGTCGCTCGGCTCCCCAAACACCAGCGTGACCTCGCTCGCCGGCTGGGATTGGGGCTGGCGATGTTGGCACGGCTGGGACTTCTCTTCTCGATTTCGCTCGTGATGGGGCTGACGGCACCGTTGTTCACTGTCTTGAATCAAGCGATCTCCGGCCGTGACGTTATTCTGATCGTCGGCGGCCTTTTTCTCCTCGCCAAGGCCACACATGAGATCCACAATAGTCTGGAAGGAGAGACCGAACAAGCGGACACATCCGTTCCGGTCAGTCTGGGCATGATGCTTCTACAGATCGCCATCTTAGACCTTGTGTTCTCCTTGGATTCAGTCATCACCGCCGTTGGACTGGTGAACGAGATATCAGTCATGGCGACGGCCATCATCCTGTCCGTCCTTGTCATGATGTTTGCGGCTCGCCCCATCGGTGATTTTGTCGATACCCATCCGACGATCAAAATCTTGGCTCTGTCGTTCCTTATTTTGGTCGGAGTGACCTTGATGGTTGAGGGTTTTGATGTGCACGTTCCCAAAGGCTATATCTACTTTGCGATGGCATTTTCAGTCGCGGTGGAGATGATCAACCTACGGATCCGTGCGCGCCATAGACCACCGGTGAAGCTACACCATCGATATTCAGACAAGCAGCAACAGGCATTGAAAGAGGACGGCTGA
- a CDS encoding CreA family protein, protein MRTNIFLSTLLGCAMVVSISYAEEVGSVDTKFKMFGPDHKIVIEAFDDPKIEGVTCYLSRSKKGGLKGMVGLAEETSDAALSCRQVGPIHQTGELKEGERVFSESRSLIFKKLQVVRFFDKKRQTYIYLAYSDRVIEGSPQNAISTVPIQPWASQ, encoded by the coding sequence ATGAGAACAAACATATTCCTAAGCACATTGCTCGGTTGTGCCATGGTCGTGTCGATCAGCTATGCAGAGGAAGTCGGCAGCGTCGATACTAAATTCAAAATGTTCGGACCCGATCACAAAATCGTGATTGAGGCGTTTGACGACCCTAAGATTGAAGGGGTCACCTGTTACCTGAGCCGATCCAAAAAGGGTGGCCTGAAAGGCATGGTCGGCTTGGCGGAGGAAACCTCGGACGCCGCATTGTCCTGTCGTCAGGTTGGTCCCATTCACCAGACCGGTGAGTTGAAAGAAGGAGAACGAGTCTTTAGCGAGAGTCGATCGCTGATTTTCAAGAAACTGCAAGTTGTTCGGTTTTTCGACAAGAAACGGCAGACCTATATCTATCTCGCCTATAGTGACCGCGTCATCGAGGGTTCACCACAAAATGCTATCTCCACCGTACCGATCCAACCCTGGGCCAGTCAATAA
- a CDS encoding OPT family oligopeptide transporter: MASAPSADSAIQDPPPIVPATVRVPEITVKAVVLSVVLAAVLAAANAYLGLFAGMTVSASIPAAVVSMAILRLFRHSNILENNIVQTAASSGEALAAGVIFTIPALLLVGYWSEFDYWQTTLIAGVGGLLGVLFTIPLRRALIVTARLRFPEGVATAEVLKVAAADRSTTGTRSAAGDVRSLLAAAFLGGLVKFGESGMRLWTESLEGAAHVGRTVLYAGLNLSPALLAVGFIIGLHTSVVVFLGGVVGWVILLPAYGFLNGLPPDLSGLNAATAIWSGQIRYVGIGAMLTGGLWTLTKLHEPVWSSIQTLRESYRASKTSTTKGRVVRTEQDAPLMWILLPLGMSLIPMAWIYTTVVNDVMIGCVMTLVMALAAFLFSSVAAYMAGLVGSSSNPVSGVTIATIMLATLLLVFFLGVGHPAGPAAALVIGAVVCCAAAMGGDNLQDLKTGHLVGATPWKQQVMQVIGVVTGALVLVPVLSLLQAKYGIGEATASHPHPLNAPQATLMASLTRSVFGAGLPWHLVGLGAVIGTLVILLDRRQERHGSEFRFPVLAVALGIYLPLKLSAAIFVGGVIAAMVRAVTGKRDEPSQRGLLFAAGLITGEALMGILLALPIALSAIWPGLGADPFELFTTPQLGGWPGLAMMVLVGTLLYRGAVATGRY, translated from the coding sequence ATGGCATCTGCACCATCGGCTGATTCCGCCATACAGGATCCTCCCCCCATCGTCCCTGCCACGGTCAGGGTTCCTGAGATTACGGTCAAAGCCGTGGTGCTGTCGGTCGTCCTTGCTGCGGTATTGGCTGCAGCCAATGCCTACCTGGGACTTTTTGCAGGAATGACGGTCTCTGCTTCGATCCCAGCTGCGGTCGTTTCCATGGCGATTCTGCGGCTGTTCCGACATTCGAACATTCTCGAAAATAATATCGTTCAGACTGCGGCATCATCGGGCGAGGCGTTGGCTGCCGGTGTGATCTTCACGATCCCCGCCTTGCTATTGGTCGGCTATTGGTCGGAGTTTGACTACTGGCAGACGACATTAATCGCGGGAGTGGGCGGGCTCCTCGGTGTGCTCTTTACGATTCCTCTACGGCGTGCCTTGATTGTGACCGCTCGCTTGCGTTTCCCGGAGGGGGTGGCGACGGCAGAAGTGTTGAAGGTAGCCGCTGCGGATCGGAGTACCACAGGGACGCGTAGCGCAGCAGGAGATGTTCGGTCCCTACTGGCGGCTGCGTTCCTCGGTGGTCTTGTGAAATTCGGCGAGAGCGGTATGCGTCTGTGGACAGAGTCATTGGAAGGGGCGGCTCATGTTGGGCGTACCGTGCTTTATGCCGGACTTAATCTTTCGCCCGCGCTACTCGCAGTGGGCTTTATCATCGGTCTCCATACATCGGTCGTTGTGTTCTTGGGCGGTGTGGTTGGTTGGGTGATCTTGCTGCCAGCTTATGGATTCCTCAATGGGCTGCCGCCTGATCTGTCAGGACTGAACGCCGCGACCGCGATTTGGAGCGGACAGATCCGGTACGTCGGCATCGGCGCGATGCTGACCGGTGGATTGTGGACGTTGACGAAATTGCATGAGCCGGTCTGGAGCAGTATTCAAACATTACGGGAAAGCTATCGGGCAAGCAAAACATCAACAACCAAGGGGCGCGTGGTGCGGACGGAGCAGGATGCGCCGCTCATGTGGATTCTGTTGCCTTTGGGGATGTCATTGATTCCGATGGCCTGGATTTACACGACCGTCGTGAACGATGTTATGATCGGTTGTGTCATGACGCTGGTCATGGCGCTTGCTGCGTTTCTCTTTTCTTCGGTGGCGGCTTATATGGCTGGGCTTGTGGGAAGTTCCAGCAATCCAGTGTCCGGAGTCACCATCGCCACAATCATGCTGGCAACCCTGTTGCTCGTCTTCTTCCTTGGTGTCGGGCACCCAGCCGGGCCTGCCGCGGCACTGGTGATCGGCGCCGTTGTCTGCTGTGCGGCAGCGATGGGCGGAGACAATCTCCAAGACTTGAAGACGGGCCATCTGGTCGGAGCGACGCCGTGGAAACAACAGGTGATGCAGGTGATCGGGGTCGTCACCGGTGCGTTGGTGTTGGTTCCGGTTCTCTCGCTGCTTCAGGCAAAGTACGGGATTGGAGAAGCGACGGCGAGCCATCCCCATCCATTGAATGCGCCGCAGGCGACGTTGATGGCCAGCCTCACGCGTAGCGTCTTTGGTGCAGGGCTGCCGTGGCATCTCGTCGGATTGGGTGCGGTCATCGGAACACTTGTGATTCTGTTGGATCGACGGCAGGAACGGCATGGCAGTGAGTTTCGATTCCCGGTGCTCGCGGTGGCGCTGGGGATTTATCTACCACTCAAACTCTCAGCAGCGATCTTTGTCGGTGGGGTGATTGCCGCAATGGTGAGGGCGGTGACAGGGAAGAGAGATGAACCTTCGCAGAGAGGATTGCTGTTTGCAGCCGGGTTAATTACCGGTGAGGCGTTGATGGGAATTCTGTTGGCCTTGCCGATTGCGCTGAGTGCGATATGGCCTGGCCTTGGAGCTGATCCGTTCGAGCTCTTCACTACTCCACAACTCGGCGGGTGGCCCGGCTTGGCGATGATGGTTCTGGTCGGCACGCTGCTGTATCGAGGTGCGGTCGCTACTGGGAGGTACTGA
- the hrpB gene encoding ATP-dependent helicase HrpB, protein MSTLPIEDVVPSLRDALAAEPNAVLTAPPGSGKTTRVPLALLDEPWLSNKKLLILEPRRLAARGAAHHMAALLHEQVGNTVGYRMRFETRVGPTTRIEVVTEGVLTRLLQRDPSLNEYGIVVFDEFHERSLQADAGLTLCLETQRIFRRDLRMLVMSATLDCGPVRELLGRASAVTCEGRMFPVETRYLHEPVVGRLDLAVAQVIRQSLAKDAGSLLVFLPGMAEIRRLERMLVDAKLGSSVVIAPLHGDLPQSMQDLAIRPADPGKRKVVLATSIAETSLTIDGVHVVIDAGRLRIPRFDPRSGLTRLETVRVTQDSADQRRGRAGRLAPGICYRLWTLKEQSTFTAHRQPEILEADLTSLMLDLAQWGTYEPTELSWLTSPPSGSIAQAKALLIQLGAFSSDGRLTNHGRDMAELALHPRLAHMLLKANPLQLMDQACAVAALLSERDILDGPPESHTADLRVRLDIIRGPTGSLGVSVRRGTVERVVRTADVWRRQFGRDKDGNVHSTSDHSQAAGLLLALAYPDRIAQRLPSEEARYRLVNGQGAQFIKPDPLAKEPFLVVADVEGGGQWAKINLAAPLTGQEIESLYGDHVMTEESVIWDARAGAVRAARRRRLGAVVLLEEGLSNPDPQLVTTALLQGVYEAGLQALHFTPELTQWRTRIAWLKQLEGSDSKWPDLSEETLLQTLETWLGPFVSGMTTLNAVSRLDLGAPLHALLTYEQHTRLDQMAPTHITVPSGSRLRLDYSPSDPPVLAVRLQEMFGCQQTPRVAGGNVPVMLHLLSPAKRPMQVTQDLGGFWKRTYQDVRKDLRGRYPKHHWPEDPLSALPTAKVKRRSDAG, encoded by the coding sequence ATGTCGACACTTCCAATAGAAGATGTCGTGCCGTCCCTCCGGGACGCACTGGCAGCCGAACCGAACGCCGTCCTAACCGCTCCTCCTGGTTCAGGGAAGACCACGCGCGTCCCGCTTGCCCTCTTGGATGAGCCCTGGTTGTCGAACAAGAAGCTCTTAATCCTTGAACCTCGGCGGCTTGCTGCACGAGGCGCCGCTCACCATATGGCTGCGCTCCTCCACGAACAGGTTGGGAACACCGTCGGCTACCGGATGCGGTTTGAGACAAGAGTCGGACCAACGACGAGAATCGAAGTCGTCACTGAAGGAGTCCTTACACGGTTGCTTCAACGGGATCCCTCACTGAATGAGTACGGCATCGTGGTGTTCGACGAATTCCATGAGCGGAGCTTGCAAGCGGATGCGGGACTCACGCTCTGCCTAGAAACACAACGGATCTTTCGTCGAGACCTTCGCATGCTCGTGATGTCCGCCACCTTGGATTGTGGTCCGGTACGCGAACTGTTAGGTCGTGCGTCGGCAGTCACCTGCGAAGGCCGAATGTTCCCTGTCGAGACCCGATACCTTCATGAGCCAGTGGTAGGACGGCTTGACCTTGCCGTAGCGCAAGTCATTCGACAATCCCTCGCGAAAGATGCCGGCAGCCTCTTGGTTTTTCTTCCCGGTATGGCCGAGATCCGGCGGCTTGAGCGTATGCTCGTGGATGCGAAGCTGGGTTCTTCTGTAGTGATCGCCCCGCTGCACGGTGATCTTCCTCAGTCCATGCAAGATTTGGCCATTCGTCCTGCTGATCCCGGCAAGCGAAAGGTGGTATTGGCAACTTCTATTGCCGAGACCAGTCTGACGATCGATGGCGTGCATGTGGTCATCGATGCGGGTCGGCTTCGTATTCCGCGATTCGACCCACGCTCCGGCCTGACTCGACTGGAGACCGTTCGCGTGACACAAGACTCCGCTGATCAGCGGCGCGGCCGTGCCGGACGACTCGCGCCAGGCATCTGCTACCGATTGTGGACGCTAAAGGAGCAATCGACCTTCACCGCGCATCGCCAACCGGAAATTCTCGAAGCCGATCTGACCTCGCTCATGCTCGATCTCGCGCAATGGGGTACGTACGAGCCGACAGAACTGTCCTGGCTGACCTCCCCACCATCGGGGTCCATCGCGCAAGCCAAGGCATTGCTGATACAACTCGGTGCGTTTTCGTCCGACGGGCGTCTCACCAATCACGGACGTGACATGGCCGAACTGGCCCTGCATCCCCGCCTTGCACACATGTTGCTCAAAGCCAATCCGCTTCAGCTCATGGATCAGGCCTGCGCCGTGGCAGCGCTCTTGAGTGAACGTGACATTCTGGATGGGCCACCGGAATCGCATACCGCTGATCTCCGTGTCAGACTCGATATCATACGAGGGCCAACCGGTTCACTCGGGGTCTCCGTGAGGCGTGGAACGGTGGAACGAGTCGTGAGAACGGCAGATGTCTGGAGACGACAATTTGGCCGTGACAAAGACGGAAACGTACACTCGACGTCCGACCATTCACAAGCGGCAGGATTGCTGCTTGCATTAGCCTATCCCGATCGGATCGCACAACGCTTGCCGAGTGAAGAAGCACGGTACCGGCTCGTCAACGGTCAAGGAGCTCAATTCATAAAACCAGATCCGCTGGCCAAGGAGCCTTTCCTCGTTGTGGCCGATGTGGAGGGTGGAGGCCAATGGGCCAAAATCAACCTGGCCGCGCCTCTTACCGGACAGGAAATCGAATCCTTATACGGCGACCACGTCATGACTGAGGAGTCAGTCATCTGGGATGCTCGGGCCGGGGCGGTTCGAGCAGCGCGTCGCCGTCGGCTTGGAGCGGTTGTGCTTCTAGAAGAGGGGCTTTCAAATCCGGATCCTCAGCTCGTCACAACTGCCCTTCTGCAAGGGGTCTATGAGGCTGGACTGCAGGCGCTCCACTTTACGCCGGAACTCACACAATGGCGGACTCGTATTGCCTGGCTGAAACAGCTTGAAGGGTCCGATTCGAAATGGCCGGACCTCTCGGAAGAAACGCTTTTGCAGACATTGGAGACGTGGCTCGGTCCATTTGTGTCCGGCATGACCACCCTCAACGCCGTAAGCAGGCTGGACCTCGGTGCCCCATTGCATGCCCTGCTCACATACGAACAGCACACACGTCTCGATCAAATGGCTCCGACACATATTACGGTGCCGAGTGGTTCCCGGCTCCGCCTCGACTACAGCCCGTCCGATCCCCCAGTGCTCGCAGTCCGGCTACAAGAGATGTTCGGCTGTCAGCAGACACCCCGAGTGGCCGGTGGAAACGTACCGGTGATGCTGCATCTCCTCTCGCCGGCCAAGCGACCGATGCAAGTCACACAAGATTTGGGTGGTTTCTGGAAGCGCACGTACCAAGACGTGCGCAAGGATCTGCGTGGTCGGTATCCCAAACACCACTGGCCTGAGGATCCGCTGAGTGCCCTACCAACGGCCAAAGTGAAACGGCGAAGTGACGCTGGTTAG
- a CDS encoding MFS transporter: MPADLGHPLTTSIPQRLDRLPWSRWHWLIVGALGVTWLLDGLEVSIVAALGPILTHSETLQLTHAQVGLTASAYLAGSVCGALLFSYLTDRQGRKKWFMITLALYLIATVLTAFSWNLFSFMFFRFLTGAGIGGEYVAINSAIDELIPARYRGQTDLTINGTWWLGSAAGGLLTILLLNPEIFPETIGWRLCFVFGAVLGVAIIIVRRVIPESPRWLMTHGRVRDAEAVVSEIERQISQYHGTTLAEPDGHLTIHPRPHTTMLTVARELFRSYPRRTALGIGLMVTQSFMYNAVSFTYPMVLTKYYGVVDNRIGFYILPFALGNFLGPLILGRYFDTVGRKPMISLTYGTSGLLLGLTGYLFWLGSLSLSTHMLIWSSIFFFASAGASAAYLTVSEVFPMEIRAMAIAFFFIVAQGAGIAAPWLYGIMIETSATSVFYGYLLGGAMMLLGAVIELWLGVKAEGQPLEQIAPPLSVRTPGSV, encoded by the coding sequence ATGCCTGCCGATCTTGGTCACCCGCTGACGACAAGTATCCCGCAACGGCTGGATCGGTTGCCCTGGTCGCGTTGGCATTGGCTGATCGTCGGGGCACTCGGAGTGACCTGGCTGCTTGATGGACTTGAAGTATCCATCGTGGCAGCTTTGGGTCCGATCCTGACCCATTCGGAAACCCTTCAACTGACTCACGCACAAGTCGGACTCACCGCATCTGCTTATTTGGCAGGCTCGGTCTGTGGGGCACTGCTATTTTCATATCTCACCGATCGGCAGGGACGGAAAAAGTGGTTCATGATCACCTTGGCGCTGTACTTGATTGCGACGGTGCTGACGGCTTTTTCGTGGAATCTTTTTAGTTTCATGTTTTTCAGATTCTTGACCGGAGCCGGCATCGGTGGGGAATATGTCGCCATCAACTCAGCGATCGATGAACTGATTCCGGCACGCTATCGTGGCCAGACGGATCTGACCATCAACGGCACCTGGTGGCTTGGTTCGGCGGCGGGTGGATTGCTGACGATTCTCTTGCTCAATCCGGAAATCTTTCCGGAAACCATTGGCTGGCGGCTGTGTTTTGTATTCGGTGCAGTGCTGGGAGTGGCGATCATCATCGTCCGGCGTGTGATTCCTGAAAGCCCGCGGTGGCTGATGACTCACGGTCGTGTGCGCGATGCAGAAGCCGTTGTGTCGGAGATTGAGCGGCAGATATCACAATATCACGGAACGACACTCGCAGAACCCGATGGCCATCTGACTATCCATCCTCGCCCTCACACAACAATGTTGACCGTGGCTCGGGAACTCTTCCGGTCATATCCTCGACGAACCGCCCTCGGGATCGGACTGATGGTGACGCAATCGTTCATGTACAACGCGGTCTCATTTACCTATCCCATGGTACTCACCAAGTACTACGGTGTTGTCGACAACCGCATCGGTTTCTATATCTTGCCGTTCGCCCTCGGGAATTTCTTGGGGCCGCTCATCTTGGGACGATACTTTGATACGGTCGGTCGTAAGCCGATGATCAGCCTGACCTACGGGACATCCGGTCTCCTATTGGGCTTGACGGGCTATCTATTCTGGTTGGGCTCTTTGTCCCTGTCGACACACATGCTGATCTGGTCATCGATTTTCTTTTTTGCCTCGGCCGGCGCCAGTGCCGCCTATTTGACGGTGAGTGAAGTGTTTCCGATGGAAATCCGCGCGATGGCGATCGCCTTTTTCTTCATTGTGGCGCAAGGAGCCGGCATTGCGGCGCCGTGGCTCTATGGAATCATGATTGAAACGTCAGCAACCAGCGTCTTCTACGGTTATCTGCTCGGGGGGGCCATGATGCTGCTCGGGGCGGTGATCGAGTTGTGGCTTGGTGTAAAGGCGGAGGGACAACCGCTCGAGCAGATCGCGCCGCCACTCTCGGTGAGGACTCCCGGTTCCGTATGA
- a CDS encoding sigma-54 interaction domain-containing protein, with the protein MVGSSPAICGVFDKISKVAVTEMPVLLTGETGTGKELTAQAIHARSVRKQGPFVPINCAAIPETLLESELFGHERGAFTGAVHQKKGKLEAADGGTLFLDEVGDLLPSLQVKLLRFLQEGTFERVGGQETLHVDTRVIAATNVDLKAAIGHNRFREDLYYRLGVLHIHLPPLRERGEDTLLMAMVFLQQAAATTHKLIRGFSAQAIDALRTHPWPGNVRELSNRVRRAVVMSEGQEITRQDLDLAGEDLPATDSLDSLRAAHQRIETELLVKALTLHRGNMSRIARDLQVSRSTLYRKLKQYGLEKISPMLTPSTVTAKTRRKSRGHSSPGENSSVVMNESSIGVSLEPVSQVP; encoded by the coding sequence ATGGTTGGTTCGAGTCCGGCCATTTGTGGAGTATTCGATAAGATCTCAAAAGTTGCGGTGACTGAGATGCCGGTCCTGCTGACCGGGGAAACCGGCACAGGTAAGGAGCTCACGGCACAGGCCATTCATGCTCGAAGCGTTCGGAAGCAAGGCCCCTTTGTGCCGATTAATTGTGCGGCTATTCCTGAAACCTTGCTGGAGTCCGAACTGTTCGGCCACGAACGAGGAGCCTTTACCGGAGCGGTACATCAAAAAAAGGGTAAGCTGGAAGCTGCAGACGGCGGAACCTTGTTTCTAGATGAAGTCGGTGATCTTCTTCCTTCCTTACAGGTCAAACTGCTGAGATTTCTCCAGGAGGGAACCTTTGAGCGGGTGGGGGGACAGGAGACCCTTCATGTCGATACGCGAGTGATTGCAGCGACAAATGTCGATCTCAAAGCCGCGATAGGCCACAATCGATTTCGGGAAGATCTGTATTATCGGCTGGGAGTCTTGCATATTCATCTTCCGCCGCTTCGAGAACGAGGGGAAGATACATTGCTGATGGCTATGGTGTTTCTCCAGCAGGCAGCCGCAACGACGCACAAGCTGATCCGTGGATTTTCAGCTCAGGCCATCGATGCACTCCGTACGCATCCTTGGCCGGGGAATGTGCGGGAATTAAGTAATCGAGTCCGACGGGCCGTTGTCATGAGCGAAGGGCAGGAGATCACTCGTCAGGATCTTGATCTGGCCGGCGAAGACCTGCCTGCCACGGATTCATTGGACTCACTACGAGCGGCCCACCAGAGAATTGAGACCGAATTACTCGTCAAGGCACTCACGCTCCATCGCGGAAACATGAGTCGGATTGCTCGTGATCTCCAGGTGAGCCGCTCGACGCTCTATCGAAAACTGAAACAGTATGGACTTGAAAAAATTTCCCCTATGCTCACACCGTCTACGGTGACGGCAAAAACGAGGCGCAAGTCGCGTGGGCACTCAAGTCCAGGTGAGAATAGTTCCGTGGTGATGAATGAATCTTCAATCGGAGTCTCGCTTGAGCCAGTCTCTCAAGTTCCCTAG